In the genome of Rhodamnia argentea isolate NSW1041297 chromosome 3, ASM2092103v1, whole genome shotgun sequence, one region contains:
- the LOC125314033 gene encoding putative adenylate cyclase regulatory protein, whose amino-acid sequence MELYFFAMEIDEGSRRVLLFQLQFNKPLASQVRVPAFFCDLMGEDGGVESVEGFAGHGHGGLESGASSFQLAEAMDNLSCCNNLIEVRGLDKLIYLESLNIKYCNSIEQLDFPLSEGLEILDVQGCDNLVEIRGLDRLEFLENLNIACCTLIERLLLPKSGSLKILDAELCMNLNEIQGLDWLEFLEKLNVSWCTSIEKLHLSKFEHLKILNGQHCEILVEIQGLNRLEFLKELNISECPSIERLDLPKSGSLQQLDVSDCKSLIEIEGLDRLEFLKELSISKCPSIERLCLPKSGSLKQLDVLNCESLIEIQGLDRMEFLEMLDLSWCASIECLPILCCFDTLRRLTINGCDKLQDMQSLERFPSCESLWIEDYKALAELPNLSSFHNYKNCSSRTVMNFRRFRGLKSQYL is encoded by the exons ATGGAGCTTTATTTCTTTGCTATGGAGATTGACGAAGGGTCGCGGCGTGTTCTTCTGTTTCAGCTTCAGTTCAACAAACCGCTGGCTTCTCAGGTTCGGGTCCCGGCCTTCTTTTGCGACCTAATGG GTGAAGATGGCGGAGTGGAATCCGTAGAAGGATTTGCTGGCCATGGTCACGGAGGACTCGAAAGTGGTGCTTCATCGTTCCAATTGGCTGAGGCTATGGACAATCTCTCCTG TTGCAATAATCTAATTGAAGTTCGAGGTCTTgataaattgatatacttggaAAGCTTGAATATCAAGTATTGCAATTCGATTGAACAGTTGGACTTTCCATTGTCCGAGGGACTGGAGATATTGGATGTTCAAGGTTGCGATAACTTAGTCGAAATTCGAGGTCTCGATaggttggagttcttggaaaaCCTGAATATAGCTTGTTGCACTTTAATTGAAAGACTGCTtcttccaaaatccgggagtTTGAAGATATTGGATGCTGAATTGTGCATGAACTTAaacgaaattcaaggcctcgattgGTTGGAGTTTTTGGAAAAGCTAAATGTTAGTtggtgcacttcaattgaaaagcTGCACCTTTCAAAATTTGAGCATTTGAAGATATTAAATGGTCAACATTGCGAAATATTagttgaaattcaaggtctcAATAGGCTGGAGTTCTTGAAAGAGTTGAATATCTCCGA GTGcccttcaattgaaaggctagaccttccaaaatccgggagtCTGCAGCAATTAGATGTTTCTGATTGCAAAAGCTTAATCGAAATTGAAGGCCTCGATAGGCTGGAGTTCTTGAAAGAGCTGAGTATCTCCAAGTGcccttcaattgaaaggctatGCCTTCCGAAATCTGGGAGTCTGAAGCAATTAGATGTTTTAAATTGCGAAAGCTTAAtagaaattcaaggcctcgataggaTGGAGTTCTTGGAAATGTTGGATCTCTCTtggtgcgcttcaattgaatGTTTACCAATTTTATGTTGCTTTGACACCTTGAGAAGGTTGACGATCAACGGCTGTGACAAGCTTCAGGATATGCAGAGCCTAGAGAGGTTCCCATCCTGCGAAAGTTTATGGATTGAAGATTACAAGGCCTTAGCAGAATTaccaaacttgtcaagttttcataattacaaaaattgttccAGTCGAACTGTCATGAACTTCAGGAGATTTCGGGGCTTGAAGAGTCAATATCTCTAA
- the LOC115733368 gene encoding disease resistance protein L6-like, with product MLRRPGLAFYVLNEKKGRARRKKEDVLNKKKARARRKKEDADTGAPGSMTPPTEANSDGSSSLPTETNDGGSTSSPMETNSGGFSSSPTEAKSGGSSSSPTETKSGGSSPSPTGISKGASSSSPTETNNSASSSSTATTGNRYDVFLSFRGPDTRCNFSDHLYHGLLRAGIDTFRDEEELPQGEDIGPEILAAITKSQILIPILSEGYGTSRWCLNELAQIMKCKNDNGQMVLPVFYKVKPADVGHQTGNFGKAFREREDRLRERGFDPRILKNWKKALGEVTRLVDSIVQKVLSELKKSFELDISENLVGIDHHVKEIMEFVDTKISHATLFVGIHGMGGIGKTTLAKAIYNKLSNQFEHRSFIPDIRESWKRNGAHYLQNRLIYDILKLKNEVYNEHEGTKFISSKFKGKKVLLLLDDVDVVIQLRCLAGNHNWFSSGSRVIITTRDKSILQNFGVDHTYDHKEMGNDQSLILFSKHAFRRDSPLRGFEDLANDVVSIIKGLPLSLEVVGSLLCGHERAFWRGTIDKLKKVPLEEVQKNLRISYEALEYEQKQIFLDIACFFIGIDGRIASYMWKACGFFPEKEIEVLRFKSLIKIGDYHELRMHDQLRDLGREIVREENHLKPQNRRRLWDSEHVKKVLKENKGTGMIEAIHPSEGSSKGFGKAAEQDDNIYTGEQFKKLTSLRFLHMEEGAHLDGDFKDSIGELKWLRWPICPMNFDIEEQIDSSIGDVKDLVRLELSYCGSLTKLQGLEKLEFLEILNISGCASMESLLFPQSRRLKKLDAKDCTKLAEIQGLDGLELLEELNIGGCTLITKLHLPERVKRLNAGRCTFLAEIHGLNRLESLQEPKISRCTSIESLDLPKSGSMKELHAGGCVKLAKIQGLEWLEFLERCASMESLLFPQSGRLKMLDAEDCTKLAEIRGLDGLELLGELNIGGCTSIKKLHLPKCEGLMRLNVHGCKNLAEIQGLEKLEFLEIPNISGCASMESLLFPQSGRLKMLDAEDCTKLAEIRGLDGLELLRELNIGGCTSITKLHLPKFGRLKKLDAKDCTKLAEIQGLDGLELLGELDIIGCTSIKKLHLPNYEDLMRLNVNGCKILAEIQGLEKLEFLEIPNISGCASMESLLFPQSRRLKMLDAEDCTKLAEIRGLDGLELLRELNIGGCTSITKLHLPKFGRLKKLDAKDCTKLAEIQGLDGLELLGELDIIGCTSIKKLHLPNYEDLMRLNVNGCKILAEIQGLEKLEILNISWCASIEGLLFPKCGRLKKLDARDCTKLAEIQGLDGLELLGELDIIGCTSIKKLHLPNAEDLMRLNVNGCKILAEIQGLEKLEILNISRCTSIEGLLFPKSGRLKKLDARDCTKLAEIQGLDGLELLGELDIIGCTSIKKLHLPNYEDLMRLNVDRCKILAEIQGLEKLEILNISWCPSIEGLLFPKSGKLKKLNAKDCTKLAEIRGLDGLELLRELNIGGCTSITKLHLPKSGRLKKLDAKDCTKLAEIQGLDGLELLEELNIGGCTLITKLHLPDCVKRLNAGWCTILAEIHGLNSLESLEELNISRCTSIESLDLPKSWSMKELHARGCVKLAKIQGLEGLRFLERLDISTCATIERLDLPKSDSPKILNITNFKNLTQIQGLDGLKFLEELNISGCASIERLPNLCCFGHLKSLTIDGCDKLQDIQSLE from the exons ATGCTTCGTCGCCCCGGGCTTGCATTTTATGTTCTCAATGAGAAGAAAGGTCGTGCGcgtagaaaaaaagaagatgttctcaataagaagaaagctCGTGCGcgtagaaaaaaagaagatgctgATACTGGCGCACCTGGTTCGATGACTCCGCCGACAGAAGCTAATTCTGATGGATCTAGTTCGTTGCCGACAGAAACTAATGACGGTGGATCTACTTCGTCTCCGATGGAAACTAATTCCGGTGGATTTAGTTCGTCTCCGACAGAAGCTAAATCTGGTGGATCTAGTTCGTCTCCTACAGAAACAAAATCCGGTGGATCTAGTCCGTCTCCGACAGGAATTAGTAAAGGCGCATCTAGTTCATCTCCGACAGAAACTAACAACAGTGCATCTAGTTCGTCGACCGCGACTACTGGAAACCGCTATgacgtgttcttgagcttcagaggcccaGATACTCGATGTAACTTCTCGGATCACCTCTACCATGGGCTCCTTAGAGCTGGAATTGATACTTTCAGAGACGAAGAGGAGCTCCCCCAAGGCGAGGACATCGGACCAGAGATTTTAGCAGCCATAACGAAGAGTCAGATCCTGATCCCCATTTTGTCCGAGGGTTACGGTACAAGCAGATGGTGCCTGAATGAACTGGCTCAAATAATGAAGTGCAAGAATGATAATGGGCAAATGGTGTTGCCTGTATTCTATAAAGTGAAACCAGCCGACGTGGGACATCAAACcgggaattttggaaaagcaTTTCGTGAGCGTGAGGATCGTTTGCGTGAGAGGGGTTTCGATCCAAGGATCTTGAAGAATTGGAAGAAAGCACTCGGTGAAGTCA CACGCTTGGTGGATTCgattgtccaaaaagtgttGAGCGAGCTGAAGAAAAGTTTTGAGTTGGATATTTCTGAGAATTTGGTTGGAATTGATCATCATGTGAAGGAGATTATGGAATTTGTGGATACTAAAATATCTCATGCCACCCTATTTGTTGGCATCCATGGAATGGGAGGCATCGGTaagactactcttgctaaagCCATCTACAACAAGCTTTCCAATCAATTCGAGCACCGTAGCTTCATTCCCGATATAAGGGAATCATGGAAGCGTAACGGCGCACATTACTTACAAAATCGGTTAATCTATGATATATTGAAGCTCAAAAATGAAGTTTATAATGAACATGAAGGGACTAAGTTCATCTCCTCCAAGTTTAAAGGTAAAAAGgtcctccttcttcttgatgacgtggatgttgtcattcaattgAGGTGTTTGGCTGGTAATCACAATTGGTTTTCTTCGGGAAGTAGGGTCATTATTACCACCAGAGACAagagtattcttcaaaattttgggGTGGACCACACCTATGACCATAAGGAAATGGGTAACGATCAATCTTTGATTCTGTTTAGCAAACATGCATTCCGAAGGGACTCTCCTCTAAGGGGCTTTGAGGACCTCGCTAATGATGTTGTATCCATCATCAAAGGGCTTCCCTTATCCCTTGAGGTTGTGGGCTCATTATTGTGCGGACACGAGAGAGCATTCTGGAGAGGTACAATagacaagttaaaaaaagtgcCTCTTGAGGAAGTGCAAAAAAATTTACGGATAAGTTATGAAGCATTAGAATATGAGcaaaagcaaatatttttggatattgcttgttttttcattggcaTTGACGGAAGAATCGCATCCTACATGTGGAAAGCTTGTGGCTTTTTCCCCGAGAAGGAAATTGAAGTATTGAGATTCAAGTCGTTAATAAAAATTGGGGATTATCATGAGCTCCGAATGCATGACCAATTGAGAGATCTTGGTAGAGAAATAGTCCGTGAAGAAAACCATTTGAAGCCTCAAAACCGTAGGAGGTTATGGGACTCCGAGCATGTCAAGAAAGTGCTAAAGGAAAATAAG GGAACGGGAATGATTGAGGCCATTCATCCGAGTGAAGGTAGTTCAAAAGGCTTCGGCAAAGCAGCTGAGCAAGATGACAACATTTACACGGGAGAACAATTCAAGAAATTGACGAGTCTAAGATTCCTTCACATGGAGGAAGGGGCACATCTCGATGGAGATTTTAAGGACTCAATAGGGGAGTTAAAATGGCTTCGATGGCCAATATGCCCCATGAATTTTGATATTGAAGAG CAAATTGACTCTTCGATTGGAGACGTGAAGGACCTCGTTCGCTTGGAGTTGAGCTACTGTGGGAGCCTCACGAAGCTTCAAGGTCTCGAAAagttggagttcttggaaatCCTTAATATCTCTGGGTGCGCTTCAATGGAAAGTCTTCTCTTTCCACAATCCAGGAGGCTGAAGAAATTAGATGCTAAAGATTGCACCAAATTagccgaaattcaaggccttgatGGGTTGGAGCTTTTGGAAGAGCTAAATATCGGTGGCTGCACTTTAATTACAAAATTGCACCTTCCGGAGCGTGTGAAGAGATTAAATGCTGGCCGGTGCACATTCTTAGCCGAAATTCATGGTCTCAATAGGTTGGAGTCCTTGCAAGAGCCGAAGATCTCTcggtgcacttcaattgaaagtctagaccttccaaaatccgggagtATGAAGGAGTTACATGCCGGAGGCTGCGTAAAGTTAGCCAAAATTCAAGGGCTCGAATGGTTGGAGTTCTTGGAGAG GTGCGCTTCAATGGAAAGTCTTCTCTTTCCACAATCCGGGAGGCTGAAGATGTTAGATGCTGAAGATTGCACCAAATTAGCCGAAATTCGGGGCCTCGATGGGTTGGAGCTTTTGGGAGAGCTAAATATCGGTGGTTgcacttcaattaaaaaattgcaccttCCAAAATGCGAGGGTTTGATGAGATTAAATGTTCACGGGTGCAAAAACTTggccgaaattcaaggtctcgaaaagttggagttcttggaaatCCCGAATATCTCTGGGTGCGCTTCAATGGAAAGTCTTCTCTTTCCACAATCCGGGAGACTGAAGATGTTAGATGCTGAAGATTGCACCAAATTAGCCGAAATTCGGGGCCTCGATGGGTTGGAGCTTTTGAGAGAGCTAAATATCGGTGGCTGCACTTCAATTACAAAATTGCACCTTCCAAAATTCGGGAGGCTGAAGAAATTAGATGCTAAAGATTGCACCAAATtagctgaaattcaaggcctcgatgggTTGGAGCTTTTGGGAGAGCTAGATATCATTGGCTGCACTTCAATTAAAAAGTTGCACCTTCCAAACTACGAGGATTTGATGAGATTAAATGTTAACGGGTGCAAAATCTTggccgaaattcaaggtctcgaaaagttggagttcttggaaatCCCGAATATCTCTGGGTGCGCTTCAATGGAAAGTCTTCTCTTTCCACAATCCAGGAGACTGAAGATGTTAGATGCTGAAGATTGCACCAAATTAGCCGAAATTCGGGGCCTCGATGGGTTGGAGCTTTTGAGAGAGCTAAATATCGGTGGCTGCACTTCAATTACAAAATTGCACCTTCCAAAATTCGGGAGGCTGAAGAAATTAGATGCTAAAGATTGCACCAAATtagctgaaattcaaggcctcgatgggTTGGAGCTTTTGGGAGAGCTAGATATCATTGGCTGCACTTCAATTAAAAAGTTGCACCTTCCAAACTACGAGGATTTGATGAGATTAAATGTTAACGGGTGCAAAATCTTggccgaaattcaaggtctcgaaAAGTTGGAAATCCTTAATATCTCTtggtgcgcttcaattgaagGGCTTCTCTTTCCAAAATGCGGGAGGCTGAAGAAATTAGATGCTAGAGATTGCACCAAATTagccgaaattcaaggcctcgacgGGTTGGAGCTTTTGGGAGAGCTAGATATCATTGGCTGCACTTCAATTAAAAAGTTGCACCTTCCAAACGCCGAGGATTTGATGAGATTAAATGTTAACGGGTGCAAAATCTTggccgaaattcaaggtctcgaaAAGTTGGAAATCCTTAATATCTCTaggtgcacttcaattgaagGGCTTCTCTTTCCAAAATCGGGGAGGCTGAAAAAATTAGATGCTAGAGATTGCACCAAATTagccgaaattcaaggcctcgatgggTTGGAGCTTTTGGGAGAGCTAGATATCATTGGCTGCACTTCAATTAAAAAGTTGCACCTTCCAAACTACGAGGATTTGATGAGATTAAATGTTGACCGGTGCAAAATCTTGGCCGAAATCCAAGGTCTCGAAAAGCTGGAAATCCTTAATATCTCTTGGTGCCCTTCAATCGAAGGGCTTCTCTTTCCAAAATCCGGGAAGTTGAAGAAATTAAATGCTAAAGATTGCACCAAATTAGCCGAAATTCGGGGCCTCGATGGGTTGGAGCTTTTGAGAGAGCTAAATATCGGTGGCTGCACTTCAATTACAAAATTgcaccttccaaaatccgggaggCTGAAGAAATTAGATGCTAAAGATTGCACCAAATTagccgaaattcaaggccttgatGGGTTGGAGCTTTTGGAAGAGCTAAATATCGGTGGCTGCACTTTAATTACAAAATTGCACCTTCCAGATTGTGTGAAGAGATTAAATGCTGGCTGGTGCACAATCTTAGCCGAAATTCATGGTCTCAATAGTTTGGAGTCCTTGGAAGAGCTGAATATCTCTcggtgcacttcaattgaaagtctagaccttccaaaatcctgGAGTATGAAGGAGTTACATGCTAGAGGCTGCGTAAAGTTAGCCAAAATTCAAGGGCTTGAAGGGTTGCGGTTCTTGGAGAGGTTGGATATCTCTACGTGCGCTACAATTGAAAGGCtggaccttccaaaatctgatAGTCCGAAGATATTAAATattacaaatttcaaaaacttaacccaaattcaaggcctcgatgggTTAAagttcttggaagagttgaatATCTCTGGatgcgcttcaattgaaaggctacCAAATTTATGTTGCTTTGGCCACTTGAAAAGTTTGACTATCGACGGCTGCGACAAGCTTCAAGACATACAGAGCCTAGAGTGA